One Ostrea edulis chromosome 2, xbOstEdul1.1, whole genome shotgun sequence genomic region harbors:
- the LOC125678342 gene encoding uncharacterized protein LOC125678342 translates to MSRAKVHDDGNVITQQPSANPGPNENASVFPKTTELGTELEAIEELEKIVLSQVISACDLVFPCCIGRGSYTVHDGNGSPEALFEIREAFVCLFRTCLGSARDFASVMRDSSGDDLGSFRYAMSFRGCCICSCYPPELFIFCPRPVRLGSVRERLSCCRPSFEIVDNKGDTLFTFSNDCCYSQYCGWFMDAAVKVNDMEGQTVAKLVKKSFHNPEELLGLENKIHIEFLKKMRAPEKLLVIGAALLLSLKNFENTQRLCC, encoded by the exons ATGTCCAGGGCTAAAGTGCACGACGATGGTAATGTAATCACTCAGCAACCATCTGCTAATCCAGGTCCAAACGAAAATGCCAGCGTCTTTCCGAAAACTACGGAACTTGGCACCGAACTAGAGGCTATTGAAGAGCTGGAAAAGATCGTCCTCAGTCAAGTGATTTCAGCTTGTGATC TTGTGTTTCCATGTTGTATTGGTCGAGGTTCTTACACAGTGCATGATGGGAATGGGTCCCCTGAGGCCTTGTTTGAAATTAGAGAAG CTTTCGTTTGCTTATTTCGCACCTGCCTGGGATCAGCACGAGATTTCGCCTCCGTGATGCGGGACTCTAGCGGAGATGATCTAGGATCGTTTCGATATGCAATGAGCTTCAGGGGGTGCTGCATTTGTTCCTGTTATCCCCCCGAACTCTTCATTTTCTGTCCGCGGCCTGTACGCCTCGGATCAGTGAGAGAAAG acTATCCTGTTGCAGACCAAGTTTTGAGATTGTGGATAACAAAGGGGACACTTTATTTACGTTTTCCAATGACTGCTGTTATTCCCAGTACTGTGGTTGGTTCATGGATGCAGCAGTAAAG GTTAACGATATGGAGGGCCAAACTGTCGCCAAGCTTGTCAAGAAATCTTTCCATAATCCGGAGGAGTTGCTGGGActtgaaaataaaatccatataGAAT TTTTGAAGAAGATGAGAGCCCCAGAAAAGTTATTGGTGATTGGAGCGGCCTTGTTGCTGAGTCtgaaaaactttgaaaacaCCCAGCGACTCTGTTGCTGA